A window of Acidimicrobiales bacterium contains these coding sequences:
- the mftA gene encoding mycofactocin precursor MftA (Mycofactocin is a small molecule electron carrier derived from the final two amino acids, Val-Tyr, of MftA, the mycofactocin precursor. It plays a role in redox homeostasis and the metabolism of alcohols and aldehydes in Actinobacteria, including Mycobacterium tuberculosis.) yields the protein MPEKTDSQPEATSKDTDTELVEEELVVEEISIDGMCGVY from the coding sequence CCCGAGAAGACCGACTCCCAGCCCGAAGCCACGTCCAAGGACACCGACACCGAGCTCGTAGAAGAGGAGCTCGTCGTAGAGGAGATCTCCATCGACGGCATGTGCGGCGTCTACTGA